The DNA segment ACCTCATTGGCAtccattttaatttttttatctgAAAATTTTAAGGGGTTTTAGATTTCGTAATAAAgattgtattattattattattattattattattattattattgttttaactaTTAAGGACAATGTGAATAACATAAGTAATAAATAGACGTTCAAGCGTGGTTTAAGAAATGGGGATTGAACTGGCTAGTAGATCATGAAATAGCATTTACATCAGTTTAATTAAAGAGGTATGTGTTGGAAGTTTAGTATGAATGAAAGTCTCAAGTTGGTAATTCACTTTGTCCCACATCGGTGTGGGAGTGAAAAGATAGGCTATATATAAGGAGAAACCTTAATGAAGCCTTTGAagtcttatgacatgttttaccacaagtcctacccgcgcgcgCGCAGGGGGGTGCAAAAATGGAACCGGATTTAGTTGAACTCGTGTACGCCCGCACGTCCTGcagacacgaatgcagctccgaaaacccgggcTCGCGGGAGACAGTTTTTGCACTCGAGACTGACTATTCAAGTCCGGCAGCGCTCGGTGCTGTTTCAaaccggcgtaccctgggaacagactggtcaaacacaagcccggttAAATCGTTTACTGTTTCTTTTATACTTCTATTTGCAACCTTTTCTAACCGCTGTTCTGATCAGTGGTTCTGTTTTCAACTTGCCACTGCTTCAAACCGACAGTGGTTGATCAGCGGATAGACTGATCAGTAGTTAAGTTCATCAGTGGTTAGACAAACTGATCAGTAGTTTATCAAACTGATCAGTGGTTTAGAACAGTGGTTATTTTTCTAACAGTATGGACCGGTTTGGGTTAAACCAGTCGGATGCTATTGTGTTTTAGTTCGTTGGTAACCAAGTTTAGTAGTCGGACTGCATTTCATATTTTTAGCTTATTCAAATAAGAAGCTAGGTTACAATTTAAGAGATACAATTATTCACCCCTTTTGTTTAAGACTTTCTATAACGAGTCTACTTCTATTGATTGTTTACCATGCTCTATAGTCAAATGTTGTGGTTTTGAGTCGTTCTAGATAGTCCCTTGGTTTGTTTTAGAAACGCAATTACACAAAACCTTCACTCAAAGTCTCCAATCAACCTATTCATGATTCGCCTGTTCTAGACTTCCGAGAGAGATAAAATGATGCTCAATGGAGTAGAAAGTCAAGAACATGACAATATGCGGTGACATGAGTTTAAAGCTCAACTCTAACAACTATTTTATGTGTAGTATATTTAAATGAAATGaacataatttatttatttactaataATACATTTACTATGAGGGGGAATAGTGTCGGACAATAGTCTGGCACCCCTTCGTTACTAATAATACATTTACTGTGAGGGGGAATAGTGCCGGACAATAGTCTGGCACCCCTTCGTTGGTCGTGgctttttttattttactttcgAACCTTCAACTTCGCTAAAATACGTGTTTAGCCCTTCTCCTTTTAAAAAAGTTTTCTTTTTATTGGTTAACTTTGTTTATGTGCATGTTTAGTCACTCTGCTATAACTTTAGTAGTGTACATGTTTAATCTTTCTACCTTTATTCCTTTTAGTTATTCATCGCGTCTTTTTGTATCTTGTTTTAAAACATTCAACTTTGGTAATATACTGTTTAGCCcctttgtttaaaaaaaaactttcttTTTTGTTGATTAGCTTTGTTCATATGCATGTTTAGTGCGTTTGCTTTAACTTTGGTTGTGTACATGTTTAGTCCCCCTACTTTTATTTCTTTTAGTACTTCATCTTTTAACCTTTTCCCCTTGCTATTGTGAGATGACGAACCAACTCGGGGGGAATAGTGATCGTTTGCTATTGGTAGACAAACGCTATTACTTCTGGACTTTAATAAAGTTACTCTATGACGAGCATATTTTTACCTATGtctcgatgtaatttttattgAAATTGTGTTATGAGTAGTGTGTTCATCAAACTGAGGTATATTTCGCTTACCGCCCTGCAAAGCGGGCGGAGCATAAGTGCATAACACTAGTTATATACATAGTATGAGCCAAAAAACAATACAAAACCAAAACCCAGAGATTTGAACTACAGAATATTTTactaaattttttaaaaaattaaattaataatgATATGAAAATCTATCTGACTATGAATTTTCATCGAGTAAATaagttataaaagtttataaaataatgaaaatgCCTTTAGTTTTATAGCTTCTATCACACAACCTGAGTCGTAAAAAaagatatatttaaaaaataaaaagaaaaaattcTAATCACTAAAATGAGATGTTTTAAGAACACTAACAAAACAACTAAAACAACTGAGGCAGTGAAGCATAGAAAACAAAATATAAGGACTAAATTTGTTTTCACAACATTAACCGAGGACCAAATTTGTCAAATTTCTCAATATAAAGCCTTATCCACTGATGAGCTGTTCGATTATGTCACCGTTAACTTCTAACTTCACGTCTTCACCAATAAAATCCTGTAAACTTCCCGCCATTAAATCTTCTAAATTACGAACCCTAATTTTTAGCCCATGGATTCTTTATGCTTCAAATTCCAATCTGCAATTACTTCAAACATCAATTCAGTTCGTCAATCGCAAATTCAAAGTAGATCATTCACAATTGGTGGTGCCAATGCCCATAATGTTCGCATCAATTCTAACCTAAACAATCGCCGTTTTGTCTCTGTGCAAACACGTAGCTCGTTTTCGCATTCTCAAAGtgaagaagaacaagaagaagGATCGGTTGAAGAGATTAGGATCCCGAAAGCCTGGTTGAATTCTTCGAAAGCTTTGGAGGTAATTTGATTAgtgtttttgtttgatatttaaTGCAATCAAGGATTTACGCGATTCTAGTATAGAAAAAGCGGAAAAAACTGAAAATAGATAAAAGTTTGGTAAAGTCTTCGGTGATGAAATCGGACCTTTCTGCCCGCTGGTTATGGGTCGTGTTACTCCACTTCACGCAAGTTGTGTCTGTTTGAAGTTTGGGTCATTTATGCAGTGGCGTACCCACCCCAAGCCATGGGTGGGCGGGCGGGCccctttaaaaaatatattttagtgttatttttcATCGGAAATTTCGACCGCACctcttgaaaattttcaaccgccacacttagaaaaaaatattatgaatttgtagaaaaaaaataaacactgattattatttaatggcaaattggatttaaataatcccaactttctcaatttggccgataataatttcaactcagttattggccgataataatccgaactggtccacttttggccgataatagtccactgttaaaaatagcttaacggagttaagcttttttttcCGAATcacaaactgatgttttatggattttgatcagaacgaggatacgagtcgatttatgtaaaacttacctcgaaacgatgcttcaaacggcttgatttttgttaattggaagtttaaacacctgaattgaagcactgttttcgtcgtttggggcagtattcgaggtaaattttacatcaatcaactcgtatcctcgttctaatcaaaagccctaaaacatcagtttgtaattcggaaaaaaacttaactctgttaagctatgggaaattggcctgtaataatcccacctagaccttattggccattaataatcccacctcagaatattccccccatcagtcccacctttcacctatttttcctacaatggtcccccgttaaaaaaacttaacggagttaagtttttttccaaattacaaacatattttttagggcttttgattagaacgacgatatgagtccattgatgtaaaacttgacTCGAAACGGatctccaaacgatgaaaacgacgcttcaattcgggtgtttaaatttccaattaaccaaaatcaagtcacttggagcactatttcgaagtaagttttacatcaatggactcgtatcatcgttctgatcaaaagccctaaaagatttgtttgtaatttggaaaaaagcttaactccgttaagtttttttaacaagGGACCATTGAAGGAAAAATAAGtaaaaggtgggactggtggggggaatattctgaggtgggattattaatggccaataaagtctagatgggattattacaggccaattccccttaagctatttttagcggcggactattatcggccaaaactggaccagttcggattattatcggctaataactgagttgggattattatcagcCAAATTAAGAAAACTGAGATTATTTAACTCCAATTTGCCTTATTTAATCgataagtatataacacaatcTATATAATTATTcgttaaccacttattcactttTTTACTTAACCCAATCTACAATCTATAACTCAACTCaaagaaatttgaactaaataaaataaccgTAACCCATCCACCCATTCCAATTCCAAATCCCGTCCCAAAAAAAACTTCCAGGGTTTTTTTTGCCGGAAAAACCAAAATTCCGGCAAGACCGACTCATGTTACGCCAGAATCCGATATAGAACTAGTATGATttctttattgattttttttgttgttgttttatGTGAAgattaggagaaaatatagatgtataagggtttgatctttttatgttttttgatgtttttttggttgttctagacttgtagttaaatgattttgttgttttatttatagctttgtttgtttaaatgattcgttataagtaatcaacatttaaatgattttgttgttttatttatagctttgcttgacgtgtttttgatgattatataaattttagtttgatgttcttttgtcttacatgaccCGACACGatccgacccgctatgaaccAATTTTTTTATACAGCGAGGGgcttaaaatctttaaaaatattccgcacccTGAGGAAAAAATTCTTGGGTCCGCCACTACATTTATGTCATGTTTCCCTTTGTCCAACTGGTTCAAGTAAGAGCCTGCCAACTCTTGGATCAACTCCTTATCAAGTACTCTAACCAGAGAGTTGCAAAGGCCTGAATCTGTAGTATACTAGAGTGGTCGTGTGCTTTTGGTGCGAAGCGTTTAAAATATGTAGAGTAAAGAGGCTTATGGGGCCTTGCAGAGGGCATCTAATCCTTTGTTAAAGACAAAAGTAGATGATGCATAAGATAAAATGAGTTTACGATTTCTAGACTTTATCATAGAACCTCCCAGGCTTGAAATGTGTGACAAGGCAAGTAAGATAGATGTGCCCACGGCCTTGTGGTCTAGTAGCATTGCTGATTGCCCAACACAAATGTGGTGTGAATTCAAATTTCTGCAAGTGCAAGTTGATTAGGTGGTATTTAGGAGTAGATAATGCTTTTCTAAAAAAAGTAGATGTAGAACAGTAGAAATCACTTGATAATTAACCTATCCGAATTGTTTAATGTCTTTGTGAAGTTGTAGTTACTATAACTATGTATCATATCTAGCTTATCCGAGTGTTAGGAGATTGTATTTGGACTTCGGAGCATCTGGGTAAAGGTTAGTGGGTCAGAAAAGGGTCCAActtaaaacgcgcataacttctGATGCCATAAGATATGAATGGAGCCGAACATTGTGACAAATGCCATAGGCGTTTTGGGCGACTTTTGGACCTAATCTTCTTCATCTAGAGCTCCATTTTGCTTTGACCGTTTTTCCCATAGTTTAGTCGTTTCAGTTGATTTCATCTCCATAATAAAAACGAGGGGGCTTGATGTAATGGTTTTCTTATTCAGAAATtttatcaacttttttttttctcttttgagTATTCTCTTTAtcattttatctttttttttactTCTGCTTTGCATCATTTAACCCATCAAATCGAATTTTATGATTGCATATACTACCATTATGATCCCAGCAATCTTTATATGTTTTATTTAGGTGGTATTATTGGTAATACCTTATTATAGAAAACAATTTTATATGAATATTTATTTTAAAGTATAAACACTAGAATCCAACAGCCATTCTTTGACTATAGCATGCTCAGCTCAAACTTTATATCATATTGCAGGAATCAGAATGGTTAAGAGTAACTCTACACAAGTGGTTGGATGACGAATATTGTCCAGAGCCAACTAATGTCGACATTAGCAATGTTGCAGCTAAATCATACTATAAATCTTTGATTGAGAACCAAACAGACTTGGGTGATATTTTGCTCAGGATGGCAATGGACCTGGAAACCATATCTTATCAAGAAAGCTTTCATGGAGCATTCTCGTCAGCAAATGCAGCTGTAAACCTCATACTTCAGCGAATACTGCACGAGTAAATGCTTAGCCTTGACCGGGTTTGACGCAATTTTTGGTATGTTTGGATGGTGAATCTGAAACATGTGATTGTTTGTTTAGGAATTGTGGGTCATGTTTGGTAATTGCTGAACTGTTTTAAGGTCATCAATGCCACCAGACCATAAAACCATGGGTTTATTGACATTTGACTGCAATTTTGTGTGGTGGCTCTTTAATTTACTGGAACATGAATTTATTGGCACATGGTAAAGTGACCAGAGTTTTGTGTACTTTCTGATGGGAAAAGATAAATAACGAACTTACCAAAATTTTCATTGAAGCTAATTTTTTAGACCggagggtatggagagcctcatcctCAAGGGGATGGGCCGCCACATCACCGCCACGTAAGCGGGGCTtgaaggggatggacctagggggtggggggatcaacccctttatatatatatatatatatatatatatatataggggaccgctaaaatgagaaccacctcgagttgtaagaaccgtgagaactacaccgtgcggggcgaggtggaccaaaaatTTTTTCATGAACGTagttgcgtgtattataaacacatttgtaaaaaaaaaaaattcaaaaaaaaaatgtcgtgtgtgtagttttgagcaccacaagtttgtgtttacgggtaccgtaaatctaaccggaaaatttacgggtaccgtaaacacaaacttgtggtgctcaaaactacacatacgacattttctttttgaatttttttttacaaatgtgtttataatacacgcatctacgtttatgaaaaaaaaaaatttggtccacctcggcccggatcaaaaagttctcacggttcttacaactcgaggtggttcttattttagcgcaattctatatatatatatatatatatagggtggggttctagagtgaacactagtgtatttgcgaactgagtgaacaaatcttggccattgatctacacacgtgtatggccacgatctcatcatcaaatcgtaaaatacactagtgtatttcaacatcaaatcctggccattgatctacacacgtgtatggccaggattaattcactcagttcgcaagctacactagtgtttactcttgaacctaatcctatatatatatatatatatatatatatatatatatatatatatatatagggtaaggttcatgcgagaaccacctttattgcgagaaccgcgagaaccaatgtgaacacaagctaaaatagctaaaaaaacctaacccccaccccccacccccccaccccacccccccaaaaaaaacctaaacccccccccccaaagctaaatgctaaaaactaaaaccctcaaaaaacctaaaaaaaacctaaccccccccaccccacccccccccccccaaaaaaacctaaacccccctcccccaccccccaaaaacctaaacccccccccccccaccccccaagctaaaatgctaaaaactaaaccctcaaaaaacctaaaaaaataaaaaaaaatcaaaaaaaaatctaaaatttttttttatttttttactattttttatgttcaaatcgctacttttagtagccaaaaaaaaattttttttttttaaaaaaaatttaaaaaaaattttttttttttgatactaaaagtagcgatttttatataaaaatagtaaaaaaataaaaaaaatttttttgggtgttttttagatttttttaggtattactgtttgtgttcacactggttgtcgcggttctcgcaataaagggtggttcctaacggatctttgtcctatatatatatatatatatatatatatatatatatatatgtatatatatatatatgtatgtatgtatagctGTGTGTGTGTGAGGAGAGAGAAGAGAGGCCCGTCGAACCCGGCTTGTGGAGGACGGAGACGACGCGCCAGGCATGAGGGGGGCAGTGTGGGGGACCGGTGCCGGGCCAGGCCGGgcctaagccggcccccataccctttagtcttacACCAAGTAATCTGCTTTTAGAAATTACCAAAAAGGTATGGAACTTTATATTTTCTACTATTTCAACCTTAAGGAAATGTCATATTGTCTTTTTAAAAACATAATTTATCAAATTGTACAATATTAAAACTGGATGCATGTAATAAGGTTAAAACAATAAATGCAAATCCCTGAAACTGTGTCTCATTTTGTGGATATTTATTCTAGAACAAAGGAGCGTGTTTCTCGAATTTTGGGGTAATCAgttgttagatattttagtgtaattgaTTGACTTGTGAAGTGTTTAATAATATTTATCAAGCAAGTTAGGAGAGTGTGGAATGCACACTTGGTTATTAGAGGTTAAATCCCTAAGCAATGGGCCTTCCAAGGGGGCAATGCCCTTTTGGCGGGGTCCACGAGCAGCTCCTCTAGTAGTAGGGTTCAAGGAGCATTGTCGTGACTAGTGAGGTTggaaaaaaatattttaattaaattgcTTCATGGAAAATTCATCAGAAATTCTAAATATTGGACTTTAAAATTTGAATGGAATTGTGGCTCCTAGTTGAAGCAAAATTTGAATTAAAAATTATAACTATCTGATGGCAATTACTATCCCCAAAATTCGGAAACATTCATTAGGTCTATTATCTAGTGAAATATCGAATTGTTTCAATGTGAAAGTTATACCACGGCTTTGAAAATTTGTCTAAGCATTTAGCggggtgtttggcttagctttttAAAACAaattattgacttattggttaaCCAATAATCAAAATAATGTTTGGATAAGTGAAAAGGGCTTTTTGAAACACCTTTTTGTATAAGGTGGAAAAATCAttttaaaaagttagaaaaacTTGGTTTTTTGAAACTCCTTTTAACTTTTCATGAAATATTACATTGTCCCATCTCATAAACTCatccaaacatttttttaaaacaatttatTGACCTATTGACTTTTCCCACCTCATAAGCTCATCCTTTACTTTTTTAAAAACCCCTTATGGATAAGCCATAAGTCCATAAGTCCTTTTGCCAAAAAGTCCTTTTTGAGTTAAATAaacaatcccaaacaccccttaTTTTGGAAATCCCCCGACATCGGCTTTCGCGACATTACCAGCTGGTTGCTGATTTAAGTGTCTTATGTTCTATTAAAGTCACTTATATTTTTCTGTAACTATAAAAACCATTCAAGATCAAAAATTGTTACattgttttaacttttttttttttttgtaaattctACATTTTAAATTAAGATACCTAAAAACATACATGGAACTTGGTAAGTATTCGATGATTATTTATTAAAATTGAATCTTTGGAAATTGTGAAGAAAAAAaacttattaattttttttaaacggccAACAGAATTAATCCCGAGCATTCTTGGGGCACCCATTGGACCAAACGGAGTAccccgagagtaacccgagtccaccaccaattccgagAAAAACCTCGGTAACCCACCAGCATGTAGGCACGATGGTGAAATTACTGGTAAAACCCGTTTGTCTCAAGGATCGAACTCAGGTTTCcttgggtctcctatcattgcccaccagtgccttaCTCTGCACCAAGTGAGAATTGAACCTGCATCTCCCAAGAGAAATGCAAGTTTTTCACCACTTGATTTAGAGATCATTAGCAAAAGCTTACTAAAATATAATCATGTTTCATAATTGTTTCATTTGAGTCAACTTAAAAACAATATTCGTTAAAAGAAGAGTTAGGATATAATACAAACTTGTGTTTTGTAGGAAGCAATTGAGTAACTAAGAGCttggatttttatttttgaaCAGCCAATAGAAAATTTTATTCATGCTAGCAAGGTGCTAGGCACCAAAATTACACAAGAACATACATGAAAGTCACGCCAAAATTTTAACACCAAAAAATAATAGAGGACACACATTCAAGTTATACAAAAACCTGGAACTTCCTCCGGTCTTCCACGAAACTGAAGCATCCCTGGAACGAGCTTTTACGCAAAGATAGCTCAAGGATTTTGCTTCTTCATGAACTTTCGTTGCCCCCGAAAGTGCATTATTGAACAACACCTCATTTCGCATTTTCCAAATGCACCAGATCACCACCAATACTACAACATGAATGACTCTTTTCTTCTTTCTTGCTAGCAAATCCTTAACGCCGAAAACCACAATGGGTGGGATTTTACACCATGTTGGGACGTTTTGCCAGACGATTTAGGCGAAATGACTAGAGGCGAATAAGTGGCTGCTCGACTCCGCATACTCGCCACAAAACGGACATGATGTGTCCCGAACATTAATGTTTCACATTGCTAAAGCCGCTCTTGTGGGTAGTCTTTCCAAAACCGCTCTTAACGCCACAATCCCAACTTTCTTCGGGACCCAGTTATTCCAAGTGAACACCCGACTAGGTGTCGATCTATTATAAACACTTAAAAGATGTTTAATACTCGAAACAATAAAAGTACCACTTACATCCAGACTCCATACGCAATGATTGCTGCCCGAAGAGAATGTAACCATACCCATCTGCACGTTCATGTCCTCCACATCCTACTGCTCTTCCATGGATAATATGGGCCTGGCCCAATCCCACGTAAATAGCAGCCCAACATTATTATTCGTTACACGTGTAGCAACCGAACACAGTTTTTTATTTTTGAGAGCGAAAAGGCAAGGAAATAAGGTATGGAGGGGATTCTCCCTAGGCAAAAAGataaaatacaaataatcttaacatactaaacatacaaattgaaggaaaacccaaaaagacaaggtggcatttttgtaattaccaccaactatcaaagttacaaccaaaaatacctaaaaaaacacaattttttttaacattttttattaaaaaatcgctacatttcgttagcaaaaaaaaaaaaaaaaaaaaaaaaattttttggctgctactaaaagtagcgattttta comes from the Helianthus annuus cultivar XRQ/B chromosome 4, HanXRQr2.0-SUNRISE, whole genome shotgun sequence genome and includes:
- the LOC110891263 gene encoding uncharacterized protein LOC110891263, which gives rise to MDSLCFKFQSAITSNINSVRQSQIQSRSFTIGGANAHNVRINSNLNNRRFVSVQTRSSFSHSQSEEEQEEGSVEEIRIPKAWLNSSKALEESEWLRVTLHKWLDDEYCPEPTNVDISNVAAKSYYKSLIENQTDLGDILLRMAMDLETISYQESFHGAFSSANAAVNLILQRILHE